From Serinus canaria isolate serCan28SL12 chromosome 26, serCan2020, whole genome shotgun sequence, one genomic window encodes:
- the CDKN1A gene encoding cyclin-dependent kinase inhibitor 1 produces the protein MPLSQSRAGQTPCSSKACRNLFGPVDHEQLQHDFEDKMKQQLEEAQQRWNFNFETETPLEGPFKWERILVAEQPPQEVHSLVRAVISSDSRSSLAHRVPPKERVGRICPEEAQQSSKVYKAGSLQKRGQTTIKDFYSAKRRIVPARPRP, from the exons ATGCcgctgtcccagagcagggctgggcagacCCCGTGCAGCAGCAAGGCCTGCAGGAACCTCTTTGGCCCCGTGGACCACGAGCAGCTCCAGCATGACTTTGAGGACAAGATGAAACAACAGCTGGAGGAAGCTCAGCAGCGCTGGAACTTCAACTTTGAGACAGAGACTCCCCTGGAAGGGCCGTTCAAGTGGGAGAGGATCCTGGTGGCTGAGCAGCCACCCCAGGAAGTTCACAGCCTGGTCAGGGCTGTcatcagcagtgacagcaggagctccctggcCCACAGGGTCCCCCCCAAGGAGCGTGTTGGCAGGATTTGCCCTGAGGAGGCTCAGCAGAGCTCGAAGGTTTACAAGGCTGGTTCCCTGCAGAAACGTGGGCAGACCACGATCAAAG aCTTCTACAGTGCCAAGAGGAGGATCgtccctgcccggccccggccgTGA
- the SRSF3 gene encoding serine/arginine-rich splicing factor 3, which produces MHRDSCPLDCKVYVGNLGNNGNKTELERAFGYYGPLRSVWVARNPPGFAFVEFEDPRDAADAVRELDGRTLCGCRVRVELSNGEKRSRNRGPPPSWGRRPRDDYRRRSPPPRRRSPRRRSFSRSRSRSLSRDRRRERSLSRERNHKPSRSFSRSRSRSRSNERK; this is translated from the exons ATGCATCGTGACTCTTGTCCGCTGGACTGCAAGGTCTATGTGGGTAACCTTGGAAACAATGGCAACAAAACAGAATTAGAGCGAGCTTTTGGCTACTATGGACCACTGCGCAGTGTATGGGTGGCAAGAAATCCTCCTGGGTTTGCCTTTGTGGAGTTTGAAGATCCCCGAGATGCAGCTGATGCAGTAAGAGAACTAGATGGAAG aACGCTGTGTGGGTGTCGCGTCCGCGTGGAGCTCTCCAACGGGGAGAAGCGCAGTCGGAACCGTGGCCCCCCTCCGTCGTGGGGCCGGCGCCCTCGGGATGACTATCGCAGGAGGAGTCCCCCTCCTCGGCGCAG ATCACCGCGAAGGAGAAGCTTCTCCCGGAGCCGCAGCAG GTCCCTCTCCAGAGACAGAAGAAGAGAGAGATCACTCTCAAGGGAGAGGAACCACAAGCCCTCTCGCTCCTTTTCCAGGTCTCGCAG tcgCTCCAGGTCAAATGAGAGGAAATAG